Part of the Rothia mucilaginosa genome, GTGGCCGAGCTCGTGCACGAACACTGCCACGCGGATGTCGCTGCTTGCCGTGCCCCAGAAGTGCGGGCCGACGGTGACCATAAAGTTACGACCGCCGAAGTTAGCGATACCGGAGGAGTAGCTGTTGTCGTAGTAGTCGCCCCAGATCATGTAGTGGAAGGTGCCTTCGCGGGCGGGGTTGAACTTACCTTCGGTTGCCTTGATGCGGTGGAGCGCCTTGAATTCGCTGTCCAGTGCCTGGTAGCTGATTTCGTTGCCGCCGCCGAGGTTGTACTTGGCGCTGCGAGCGCTACCTGCGTCCAGGTGAATGTTCACACCGGTGGTGCCGTCGGGGTTGCGCAGGGGCAGGTCGGCGTAGATCTTGGTGATGCGGTCCAGTTCGTCTTCGCTGGGCAGCAGGCCCGCCATGTAGTCCATCTCGACGAAGATGTCCTTGTGGTTGGGGTCGGCGCCCAGTGCGGGGAAGTCGACGTCGATCTTGCCGTCGCCGTCGGCGTCGTAGCCCTTCAGTTCCCAGGTGTTGGGGATGCCATCGCCGTCGATGTCGGGGCTGTAGGCGTTTGCCGCGGGGGCTGCGATGGTGCCCAGGCAGAGCACTGCGAGGGAGGCAAGCGTGACGCGTGCGCTCTTCAGAAATGCCATGTTGTGTTCCTTAGTGTGTGGTGACCGGTGGTGTTTCGGTGGAGCTTGCCGGGAGGACGTTCTCCACGGTTTCCATGATGCTCCCGTTTCACGCGCTAGGTGAGCTGGGTGCCGTAATGTTCATACATTGAGGTAATAGTTGAGATAATTTTGAAGATGAGCTGAATTACATTAGAGTATCAGTAATTCAAATCACACGCATCACCACATTCTTAATGACAAGAGAGATCCCATGACTTCTTCCCCTAATACCGCGCGCAACCTGAACCGCCGCTCCCTCGTCAAGGGTGCCGTCTGGAGCGCCCCCGTTATCGCAACCGCCGCAGCGGTACCCGCCTACGCGGCATCCACCGACGCGCAGGAAACCCCGACCCTGAAGTTCGGTGTCTTCACCCAGGCGTTCAACTCGAACCCCTCCAACGACTTTGATACCCGCTACGGTCTGGACTCCTACACCGTGCAGGTTCCCAACATCACCGCAACCTCCACCACCCCGCAGAGCCGCGGCGGCGGCACCTTCACCCCCGGAGGTAGCGTCGGCGCCGGCCTGTACGGTGGCGCGGGCCTGTGGATTTCCGCGCCCATCAACTCCAAGGGCGAGTTCCAGGGTAGCTCCTGGCTGTACCCTCAGGCGCACCTGCAGGTGACCTTCGAGTTCACTTTCCCCACCGCCGCGGACGTCACCGACCCGCTGCTGTGGGACACCGAGAACGACGTTGAGATCCCGGCACTCGCCAAGAGTGCGGGCGGCGCAAAGACCAACAACCCCGCCGTGGCGGCGTTCAACGGCATCGCATACACTGCGAAGTTCTACGAGCCGACCATCGAGGACAACGTCTGGACCGGCGTACTGGACATCCGCACCTCCGACTACCTGGAAGCCACCGCGAAGGACGGCGTGAGCTACGCACAGGTGCTGGCTTCGCTGGTTCCGGTGTACTTCACCGAGGTGACCTCCAGCTACACCCTGACCACCACCGCTCAGATCACCAGCGGTAACGTCGCAATGCAGCTGACCGAGGGTGGCGAGTACACCTTCCAGGACCTGGCTGGTTTGCGCGCTTCGGCAACCATCAGCCGCTAACGCCACAGCAAGCAGAGAGGGGCCCGGCATCCATACTGGATGCCGGGCCCCTCGCCGTGTTTAAGGCTTGGACTATCGGGCACCGCCGGTAGCTGCTAGAGGCTAGTCCTTCGCGGGAACCAGACCCTCAGCTGGTAGCAATAGTTCATGACGCTCAGGTAGTTCGGCTTGTCGTTCACGTCATCGGTGCCGCCGGGCAATAAAAACCTAGCACTTCATCATAACGCCGTCTTGAGCCCCGCACGAGAATTCTCATCATGCGGTGCTGTTTGAGCGCATCAGCACAGGGAATGCGGGTATCTGTCGTTCTCGGGAAGCATAAGAAAAACCATAGACGTTGCGGCACAGCAAGCCTATTCTGGATATACAAGTATTTTTCAACATACAGGAGGATACGATGGCTAACGTTACGATCATTGGCGGGCACGGCAAGGTTGCTCTTCTGGCCGAGCCGCTGCTGGTGGAGCGCGGGCATGCGGTCAATGCGCTTATTCGCAGGCCGGAGCAGTCAGAGGATATTGTCACGCGCGGGGCGAACCCTGTGGTCGCTGACATTACCGCGTTGAGCACCGAGGAGATGGCGAAGCTCTTCAAGGATTTACATACAGAAGTGCTGGTGTGGTCCGCGGGTGCGGGCGGTGTAGGTGGCCCCGAACGCACCTATGCGATTGACCGTGACGCTGCGATCCGGTCGATGGATGCGGCGCGGCTGGCCGGTATTAAACGGTACGTGATGGTATCGTACCTGGGCGCGGGTTCCGGGCACGGCATCGACCCTGATGACAGTTTTTACGCCTACGCCGAGTCGAAGACGATCGCCGATGAGCACCTGCGCGGCTCGGGGCTGGATTACACGATTCTGGGGCCGGGGACGCTCACCCTTGAGGAGGCAGGCGGCATTACTCTGGGGATTGAGCCCGCCCACACGCCCGGCGCCGAATCTAATACTCCGCGGGCCACCGTTGCCCAGGTGCTGGCGGCGGTTCTTGAGGACCCGTCCACGGTTGGGAAGGCGCTCCCGTTTATTGGCGGGCCCACCCCGATAGCTCAGGCTCTCGCATCGGCGCCTAACAGCAATAAGCTGCGCTAGGGTTTGCCGGATGCACCCGCCCCGGCTGAGTGCGGACGCGTCCCGAGCCTCTTCACGGGTTTGGGGCGTGTTTTTCTCTCACGCAAGGTTGGTGCCGCATCGCTCAGTATCCTAAAGTACCATGTATTTTT contains:
- a CDS encoding SDR family oxidoreductase — its product is MANVTIIGGHGKVALLAEPLLVERGHAVNALIRRPEQSEDIVTRGANPVVADITALSTEEMAKLFKDLHTEVLVWSAGAGGVGGPERTYAIDRDAAIRSMDAARLAGIKRYVMVSYLGAGSGHGIDPDDSFYAYAESKTIADEHLRGSGLDYTILGPGTLTLEEAGGITLGIEPAHTPGAESNTPRATVAQVLAAVLEDPSTVGKALPFIGGPTPIAQALASAPNSNKLR
- a CDS encoding C4-dicarboxylate ABC transporter substrate-binding protein — translated: MAFLKSARVTLASLAVLCLGTIAAPAANAYSPDIDGDGIPNTWELKGYDADGDGKIDVDFPALGADPNHKDIFVEMDYMAGLLPSEDELDRITKIYADLPLRNPDGTTGVNIHLDAGSARSAKYNLGGGNEISYQALDSEFKALHRIKATEGKFNPAREGTFHYMIWGDYYDNSYSSGIANFGGRNFMVTVGPHFWGTASSDIRVAVFVHELGHNLALSHGGWDEINYKPNYYSVMNYQYTLTGVPMADGSRYFGYSTAEYRMLNEAKLYEARGFGPRAAGFLYKGKPANQPIDFNGNGKIDTEPVSVDLNGDGMITNLGAANDVKMIRFQATEHPEKNKGPEHIEPSGITAEHARSLGLIK
- a CDS encoding transcriptional initiation protein Tat; the encoded protein is MTSSPNTARNLNRRSLVKGAVWSAPVIATAAAVPAYAASTDAQETPTLKFGVFTQAFNSNPSNDFDTRYGLDSYTVQVPNITATSTTPQSRGGGTFTPGGSVGAGLYGGAGLWISAPINSKGEFQGSSWLYPQAHLQVTFEFTFPTAADVTDPLLWDTENDVEIPALAKSAGGAKTNNPAVAAFNGIAYTAKFYEPTIEDNVWTGVLDIRTSDYLEATAKDGVSYAQVLASLVPVYFTEVTSSYTLTTTAQITSGNVAMQLTEGGEYTFQDLAGLRASATISR